The genomic region TCTTATATAAGAAGATTCTTCATAGCATTGTTCACCCATTCTCCCAAAAAAGAAACCAGTATGGTATTGTCTATGACTAATTTTTAATAGCATATCCATCCATTCTTCTTTAAATTCATAATTATCAGGATTCTCAAAATATGAATCAACAGCTTCTCTATAAGCCTTAACTGTTGAAGCTACATAAAATTCATTTTTCATCCTTCCTTCTATTTTAAAGGAATCAATTCCTGCTTTAACTAATTCAGGTATGTATTTTATCATACATAAATCTTTTGAATTCATAATATATGTTCCCTGATCGTCCTCAATAACAGGGTAATATTCATTAGGTCTAGTTTCTTCCACTAAATAGTATTTATATCTACATGCATTAGAACATATACCTTTATTAGCATCTCTACCTAGCATATAATTTGATATTAGACATCTTCCTGAATATGCAATACACATTGAACCATGAACAAAGGCTTCAATTTCGCAATCTTCTGGAATGTTTTCTTTAATTTTTGCAATTTCTTTTAATGTTAATTCTCTAGCTAAAACAACTCTTTTAGCTCCTGCTTCATGCCAAAACTTTGTCGCCATCCAGTTTGTTGTATTAGCTTGGGTACTTATGTGTATTTCAAGATCTGGTGCTGCTTTCTTTGCTGCCATAATTATAGAAGGATCTGCAACAATAATTGCATCGATTCCTAAATCCTTTAAACCAACAATGTATTCTTCCACACCAGTTAAATCAAAGTTCCTAGGAAATACGTTCATAGTTACGTATAATTTTCTTCCTCTATCATGGCAGTACTTTACAGCCTCTGCCATTTCTTCATTTGTAAAATTATCTGAAAAAGCTCTTAAGTTTAACTTACCTCCACCTATGTAAACAGCATCAGCTCCAAAATCTACGGCAATTTTTAGTTTATCCAAACTTCCTGCTGGCGCTAAAATTTCTGGTTTTTTCATACTATTACCTCCTTTTTGTCACTGCAATTCCATCCCCCATTGGTATTACAGAAGTAATTAAATTTTTATCTTTTGATACTATATCTAAATATTCTCTCATTCTTTTTACAATTGTTATCTTTCTTTTCTTTACTAATTCATCAGTTGCAACCATTCCTCTAAATAAAACATTGTCTGCAACTATTATGCCATCCTCTGCCAAAAGCCTTAAACAATGAGGCAGAAAGTGATTATAGTGACCTTTACCAGCATCCATAAAAATTAAATCATAAGCTTCATTTAAGCTTTCTAAAACTTCTAAACACTCTCCCTCTTTTATTTCAACTTGTTCAGTAAGTCCGTATTTTTCAAAATTCTTTTCTGCAAGTTCTATCATATTCTTATCACGTTCTATAGTAGTAATTTTAGGATTAGTTTTTGAAGCTTCATACATTAAAATTGCCGAATATCCAATTGCTGTTCCAAGTTCTAAAATTCTAAGGGGTTTTTTCATACTTACTATGAATTCTAAAAATTTTGCAGTTTCCTTTTGAACTATTGGAACCATATTCTCTTCTGCAAATTTCTCTAATTCTAAATATTTACCGCTACTCTCAGGTATAAGACTTCTTAGATATTCTTGCATATAATCATAAGTTATTCCACTCATAATTTTCCTCCAATAACTATTAGGTATAAAAAATATACCCTAATAACCTAATTCTTCTTGTTTATTTAAAAAATCCTCATAATCATTTGTGAAATAATGGGATCCAGTTTCGTTTTCTAACACATAAAAGATGTAATCTGTTTCAGCCGGCTTAAGGGCAGCTCTAATAGATGGAATACCTGGATTTGAAATTGGACCTACTGGTAAACCATAATTTTTATATGTATTGTATGGAG from Clostridium isatidis harbors:
- a CDS encoding O-methyltransferase, whose translation is MSGITYDYMQEYLRSLIPESSGKYLELEKFAEENMVPIVQKETAKFLEFIVSMKKPLRILELGTAIGYSAILMYEASKTNPKITTIERDKNMIELAEKNFEKYGLTEQVEIKEGECLEVLESLNEAYDLIFMDAGKGHYNHFLPHCLRLLAEDGIIVADNVLFRGMVATDELVKKRKITIVKRMREYLDIVSKDKNLITSVIPMGDGIAVTKRR
- a CDS encoding peptidase U32 family protein, with the protein product MKKPEILAPAGSLDKLKIAVDFGADAVYIGGGKLNLRAFSDNFTNEEMAEAVKYCHDRGRKLYVTMNVFPRNFDLTGVEEYIVGLKDLGIDAIIVADPSIIMAAKKAAPDLEIHISTQANTTNWMATKFWHEAGAKRVVLARELTLKEIAKIKENIPEDCEIEAFVHGSMCIAYSGRCLISNYMLGRDANKGICSNACRYKYYLVEETRPNEYYPVIEDDQGTYIMNSKDLCMIKYIPELVKAGIDSFKIEGRMKNEFYVASTVKAYREAVDSYFENPDNYEFKEEWMDMLLKISHRQYHTGFFFGRMGEQCYEESSYIRDYEIVGIVQDYNEETKEATILQKNRVFEGDEVEVLRAKTPYFTITLNDMYDLDKKAKTNVANRAHMLFKIKVDKPLKAKDMLIKGRKVINL